In one window of Chryseobacterium sp. JV274 DNA:
- a CDS encoding TonB-dependent receptor: MKKALLSAACLGTTTVFAQVKDTLQTKNVDEVVMTASRKKENIKEVPSSITVVGEKQIQSQLTVNSDITSILQYTVPSLGTNSGQTSNTGQTLRGRQVLVLIDGIPQSTPLRNGARDLRTIDPSAIERIEVIKGASSIYGNGADGGIINYITKRNKTDKKISGVSQIGLTGQPYGGTLGVRASQLLSGKINKFDYTLSLAYERTGYTKDGDGILISPTYSIAKMDNYNGLLKIGYDINENQRIEASYIGYSSKSDLNVGLKTGKYGITPTIGEGIGKGLETTPQGTPKNHNIRVSYDNKNLFAGTSLNINLYYQDFKTVYGYSDTFFNGGQSNVISHKKGARINLDTQLWNSPNSQGEIIYGADILNDETVQKLEDGRFWTPNMSMTNIAPFVLAKIDLFKKFTIKGGLRYENIKVNVDDFNTLSTLKSDGTFTKSIPVAGGKLSYNALVGNIGVRYNIEPYINLFGSFSQAYSINELGRILRTSTSETINSLETKPIIVNNYELGATGQLYSWLNYELTSYVSTSKLGASFVQSPDRALMIQRSPEIVYGVEGFLHFTPTKWIQFGGSYSWMEGITSVKDDGDYSAKINNSRISAPKVLAYVQARPVPALSVGLDMLHSFQQNRFEPNAKTGLYAYGEGYVPEYTVFNFKSSYEVNNNWRVSLGIENLFNKVYQPAISWWTARDSDFTNALGLRGTFMIEYKF, translated from the coding sequence ATGAAAAAAGCGCTTTTATCAGCTGCCTGCTTAGGAACTACTACCGTTTTTGCTCAGGTAAAAGATACTCTACAAACTAAAAATGTAGACGAGGTTGTAATGACCGCCTCCAGAAAAAAGGAAAATATAAAGGAGGTTCCAAGCTCTATTACAGTTGTAGGAGAAAAACAGATTCAGTCTCAGCTGACTGTTAATTCTGATATTACGAGCATCCTGCAGTATACAGTTCCCAGTTTAGGAACAAATTCCGGGCAGACTTCCAACACAGGGCAGACGTTAAGAGGGCGTCAGGTTTTGGTTTTGATTGATGGGATTCCACAGTCTACCCCACTTCGTAACGGAGCAAGAGATTTAAGGACTATAGACCCTTCTGCAATCGAAAGAATTGAAGTAATCAAAGGAGCTTCGTCCATCTATGGTAACGGAGCAGATGGAGGGATCATCAATTATATTACGAAAAGAAACAAAACAGATAAAAAAATTTCTGGGGTTTCACAGATCGGTCTTACAGGACAGCCTTACGGTGGCACTTTAGGAGTAAGAGCCAGCCAGCTTTTATCCGGAAAAATCAACAAATTTGACTATACCCTTTCATTAGCCTACGAAAGAACGGGATATACAAAAGATGGAGATGGCATTTTGATCAGCCCTACTTACAGCATTGCCAAGATGGACAACTACAATGGATTGCTGAAAATAGGATATGATATCAATGAGAATCAAAGAATTGAAGCTTCTTATATTGGCTATTCTTCAAAATCAGACCTGAATGTAGGATTGAAAACAGGAAAATACGGCATCACGCCTACCATTGGTGAAGGAATAGGAAAAGGGTTGGAAACCACACCTCAGGGAACTCCGAAAAACCACAACATCAGAGTGAGCTATGATAATAAGAACCTGTTTGCAGGAACTTCTTTAAATATTAATCTTTATTATCAGGATTTTAAAACCGTTTACGGATATAGTGACACATTCTTCAATGGTGGGCAATCCAATGTCATTTCCCATAAAAAAGGGGCAAGAATCAACCTGGATACCCAACTATGGAATTCTCCGAATTCACAGGGAGAAATCATCTACGGAGCTGATATTCTGAATGATGAAACCGTACAAAAACTGGAAGACGGACGTTTCTGGACCCCTAATATGAGCATGACCAATATCGCTCCTTTCGTATTGGCAAAAATTGATCTTTTCAAAAAATTTACCATCAAAGGAGGTCTTCGTTACGAAAACATCAAAGTGAATGTAGATGATTTCAACACGCTTTCTACCCTTAAAAGTGACGGAACTTTCACCAAAAGCATTCCTGTAGCCGGCGGAAAACTGAGCTATAATGCGTTGGTGGGAAATATCGGAGTACGTTATAATATTGAACCTTATATCAACCTTTTTGGAAGTTTTTCTCAAGCCTACTCCATCAATGAGTTAGGCAGAATTTTGAGAACCTCAACTTCTGAAACGATTAATAGCCTGGAAACGAAACCAATTATTGTTAACAATTATGAATTGGGGGCGACAGGACAGCTTTACAGCTGGCTGAATTATGAACTGACGTCTTATGTGAGTACATCCAAACTAGGAGCATCATTTGTACAGAGCCCGGACAGAGCGCTGATGATTCAGAGATCTCCCGAAATTGTATATGGAGTGGAAGGATTTTTACACTTTACCCCTACAAAATGGATTCAGTTTGGAGGAAGCTACAGCTGGATGGAAGGCATTACTTCTGTAAAAGATGATGGTGATTATTCCGCAAAAATCAATAACAGCAGAATTTCTGCTCCTAAAGTTCTGGCTTATGTACAGGCAAGACCTGTTCCGGCATTATCAGTTGGTTTAGATATGCTTCATTCTTTCCAGCAAAACAGATTCGAGCCTAATGCAAAAACAGGATTATATGCCTATGGAGAAGGATATGTTCCTGAGTATACCGTTTTCAATTTCAAATCAAGCTATGAGGTTAACAACAACTGGAGGGTATCATTAGGAATTGAAAACCTTTTCAATAAAGTATATCAGCCTGCCATTTCATGGTGGACAGCAAGAGACAGTGACTTTACGAATGCTCTTGGATTGAGAGGAACATTTATGATTGAATACAAATTTTAA
- a CDS encoding PepSY-associated TM helix domain-containing protein, which produces MKKNHHHKKKPGFFKKWSAKLHLWFGLGIGFLIFIISITGALYVFKDEVENITRKDVIYHQEQNIEQKQVLPIRVMEKAVAEQVKEKYPIHWVNVPIDKKMSYMFFWYEHNTDAWNYFDEFPIYKQAYVNPYTGKVLRVYDEKNGFFNIVKMIHWSYLLKQDWGTYVVGIPVIIFIIMLISGIILWWPKNKAARKQRFSFKWKNIKSWKRKNYDLHNVLGFYASIFALIFSITGLFYAFFVVQAMIYVIFSGGETKYPDFSHIKTKAPIELRTEGTLDKIINTVQTKYPDSYGFAIDLGHPHMDDHEHPNFEVYVKHLSYSYHKSSSLIFDENSGELLHTHDPKDKNFGEKAVNANYDIHVGAILGLPTKIIAFIVSLICASLPVTGFMIWWGRKKKKPLKTA; this is translated from the coding sequence ATGAAGAAAAATCATCATCATAAAAAGAAACCGGGATTCTTTAAGAAATGGTCTGCCAAACTTCACCTTTGGTTCGGATTGGGAATAGGTTTTCTGATCTTTATTATCTCTATCACCGGAGCCTTGTACGTTTTTAAGGATGAAGTGGAAAACATCACCCGAAAAGATGTTATCTATCATCAGGAGCAAAATATAGAACAGAAACAGGTACTTCCTATCAGAGTAATGGAAAAAGCTGTTGCAGAACAGGTCAAGGAAAAATATCCGATTCACTGGGTAAATGTTCCTATTGACAAAAAGATGTCCTATATGTTCTTCTGGTATGAACATAATACGGATGCCTGGAATTATTTTGATGAATTTCCTATCTATAAACAAGCTTATGTAAACCCATACACCGGGAAAGTACTAAGAGTTTATGATGAAAAAAACGGTTTCTTCAATATCGTAAAAATGATCCACTGGAGCTACCTTTTAAAACAGGATTGGGGAACTTATGTGGTAGGTATTCCGGTTATTATTTTTATCATTATGCTGATCTCCGGGATCATTCTATGGTGGCCTAAGAACAAAGCAGCAAGAAAGCAGCGTTTTTCCTTCAAATGGAAAAATATTAAAAGCTGGAAGCGTAAGAACTATGACCTTCATAATGTGCTGGGTTTTTATGCATCTATTTTTGCTTTGATCTTCTCCATTACAGGTCTTTTCTATGCATTTTTTGTCGTTCAGGCAATGATCTATGTCATCTTTTCAGGAGGAGAAACAAAGTACCCGGACTTTTCCCATATCAAGACAAAGGCTCCTATTGAGCTGAGAACAGAAGGTACATTGGATAAAATCATTAATACAGTACAGACAAAATATCCTGATTCCTATGGTTTTGCTATAGATTTAGGCCACCCACATATGGATGATCACGAGCATCCCAACTTTGAGGTGTATGTGAAACATCTTTCTTATTCTTATCATAAAAGCAGCAGCTTAATCTTTGATGAAAACTCTGGAGAATTGCTGCACACTCATGATCCGAAGGACAAAAATTTTGGAGAAAAAGCTGTAAATGCCAATTATGACATCCACGTAGGTGCTATTTTGGGCCTTCCTACTAAGATTATTGCCTTTATTGTAAGTCTTATCTGTGCTTCTCTTCCGGTTACCGGATTTATGATCTGGTGGGGTAGAAAAAAGAAAAAACCATTAAAAACAGCTTAA
- a CDS encoding ROK family protein encodes MSLIDLSKQVALGVDIGGTNTKFGIVNHRGEVLDKGNLRTDAYDKVEDFIDALYESVRPMMEKYGTEAHFDGIGVGAPNANYYKGTIELAPNLPWKGVIPFAELMKAKFGLPCTVTNDANAAALGEMLFGAARGMKDFIMITLGTGVGSGIIANGSLIYGHDGFAGELGHTIVKPGGRKHWSTGSEGSLEAYASATGITITAKKMRAEFPESMLNQYPEDEINSKTVYECAIKEDPIAIEVFRYTGQKLGEAIANFVMFSSPQAILLFGGVIKAGDFILKPAKLHMERNLLPIFRNKVQLVFSELDEADAAILGASALVWEK; translated from the coding sequence ATGTCATTAATAGATTTATCAAAACAAGTTGCCCTTGGAGTTGACATCGGCGGAACCAATACTAAATTCGGAATCGTAAACCACCGTGGAGAAGTTCTGGATAAAGGAAATCTGAGAACCGATGCTTATGACAAAGTTGAGGATTTCATCGATGCGTTATATGAAAGTGTTCGTCCAATGATGGAAAAATATGGTACTGAAGCACACTTTGACGGAATCGGAGTAGGAGCTCCTAATGCAAACTACTATAAAGGAACCATAGAATTAGCTCCAAACCTTCCATGGAAAGGGGTAATTCCTTTTGCTGAGCTTATGAAAGCAAAATTCGGCCTTCCTTGTACAGTGACCAATGATGCCAATGCTGCAGCCCTGGGGGAAATGCTTTTCGGAGCAGCCAGAGGAATGAAAGATTTCATCATGATTACGTTGGGAACAGGAGTAGGAAGTGGAATTATCGCCAACGGAAGTTTAATCTATGGGCACGACGGGTTTGCCGGAGAGTTGGGTCACACCATTGTAAAGCCAGGCGGAAGAAAACATTGGAGCACAGGATCTGAAGGAAGTCTGGAAGCTTATGCTTCTGCAACCGGTATTACCATTACAGCAAAGAAAATGAGAGCTGAGTTTCCGGAATCTATGCTGAACCAGTATCCTGAAGATGAAATCAATTCTAAAACAGTATATGAATGTGCTATCAAAGAAGACCCAATTGCTATTGAAGTTTTCAGATATACAGGTCAGAAATTGGGTGAAGCAATAGCCAATTTTGTGATGTTCTCTTCCCCGCAAGCCATTCTTTTATTTGGCGGAGTGATCAAAGCAGGAGATTTTATTTTGAAACCAGCTAAACTTCATATGGAAAGAAACCTTCTTCCTATCTTCAGAAATAAAGTACAACTTGTTTTCAGTGAACTTGACGAAGCAGATGCTGCCATTCTTGGAGCAAGTGCTTTGGTTTGGGAAAAATAA
- the msrA gene encoding peptide-methionine (S)-S-oxide reductase MsrA has translation MDNNNLEQITFGGGCFWCVESCFNMLKGVQSAISGYSGGHKDNPTYQEVCTGETGHAEVVQITYDPAVISYEQLMDVFFFLHDPTQLNRQGNDVGTQYRSVIYYKDAAEKAKAEAAIKVSQESGRWAGTYVTELTQFEKFWPAEQYHQGYYNENPTQPYCSAVVGPKIQKFKKHYGELGMLNAE, from the coding sequence ATGGATAACAATAATTTAGAGCAGATTACTTTCGGTGGTGGATGTTTCTGGTGTGTGGAAAGCTGTTTCAATATGCTGAAAGGGGTACAATCCGCTATTTCGGGATATTCAGGAGGACATAAAGATAACCCGACTTATCAGGAAGTTTGTACCGGTGAAACGGGACATGCAGAAGTTGTACAGATCACTTATGATCCTGCTGTTATTTCTTATGAACAATTGATGGATGTATTTTTCTTCCTTCATGATCCTACTCAACTCAACAGACAGGGGAATGATGTAGGAACTCAATACCGTTCTGTGATTTATTATAAAGATGCTGCTGAGAAGGCTAAAGCTGAAGCAGCCATCAAAGTATCTCAGGAATCAGGAAGATGGGCTGGTACTTATGTGACAGAACTGACTCAATTCGAAAAATTCTGGCCAGCAGAACAATATCATCAGGGATATTACAATGAAAACCCAACACAGCCTTATTGCAGCGCTGTAGTAGGTCCAAAAATCCAGAAGTTCAAAAAACATTATGGAGAATTGGGAATGCTGAACGCAGAGTAA
- a CDS encoding RagB/SusD family nutrient uptake outer membrane protein translates to MKSKFLNLNKIVLSIAVMSLVGCTNLDEKVIDEVMGTENADPEASLAAAYGQLGDGTFVDHGSVFALQEYSTDEAILPTRGSDWGDGGKWRAMHEFTWDANNDVVKTTWNQLNSGITKSLFAIGSINKSTINNKTLFLAEAKGLLAFYTYTTIDLYGQAPYRDPDNLNAPIQIRKAESTIDALITEVEGLIPNLADIKTQNTHAGRFTKQAAYALLADMYLNRAVLKNKTAGSFNFKEQALSGGGNDMEMVIKYSDMLINGGLFSLESNYFHNFDINNDTSKEMIFTIVQKKNSNRNADNDLAYMSMERIQKPSPDNRGTNANCVTPEFYYSWNGNHDDPRFQRTYQYEDGTWFRNDGTDVSVPSTSKVEGTGKPWFHFNRGLQVGQQYGPKILANGNFDLTADGRIKVYKLFTEKNTTLAADFTPDLNFDNPSEAVFTQAQINRGVRNFKFEFDPGYGNNGTSGMDVPLYRLGTIYMMRAEAFFRNGNVSGALADVNKLRTIRTNDALKNNAPGVALTSLDADALFKESGYELYWEMYRRKAMIRFGKFDLPGTAKAATQPYRRIFPIPQATLDASKDFAQNPGY, encoded by the coding sequence ATGAAATCTAAATTTTTAAATCTAAATAAAATCGTTTTGTCCATCGCAGTAATGTCTTTAGTGGGATGTACCAATCTGGATGAAAAAGTAATTGATGAGGTAATGGGAACTGAAAATGCAGACCCTGAAGCATCTCTTGCTGCGGCTTACGGACAGCTTGGTGACGGGACTTTTGTAGACCATGGAAGTGTGTTTGCCTTACAGGAATATTCTACCGATGAAGCCATTTTGCCAACAAGAGGAAGTGACTGGGGAGATGGAGGAAAATGGAGAGCGATGCACGAATTTACCTGGGACGCGAATAATGATGTGGTAAAAACCACCTGGAATCAGCTGAACTCAGGAATTACAAAATCTCTGTTTGCTATAGGAAGTATCAACAAGAGTACGATCAATAATAAGACTTTATTTCTGGCTGAAGCAAAAGGGTTATTGGCATTTTACACGTATACAACAATCGATTTGTATGGACAGGCTCCGTACAGAGATCCGGATAATTTAAATGCTCCCATACAGATCAGAAAGGCTGAATCTACCATTGATGCATTAATCACTGAAGTGGAAGGTCTTATTCCAAATCTGGCAGATATTAAAACCCAGAATACACATGCAGGAAGGTTTACAAAACAGGCAGCGTATGCATTATTGGCTGATATGTATCTTAACAGAGCGGTTTTAAAGAACAAGACGGCAGGTAGTTTTAACTTTAAGGAGCAGGCTTTAAGCGGAGGAGGGAATGATATGGAGATGGTCATCAAGTATTCTGATATGCTGATTAATGGAGGTCTTTTTAGTTTAGAATCAAATTACTTCCACAATTTTGATATCAACAATGATACAAGTAAGGAAATGATCTTTACTATTGTTCAGAAAAAGAATTCCAACAGAAATGCAGACAATGATCTTGCATATATGTCTATGGAAAGAATCCAGAAGCCGTCGCCTGATAACAGGGGAACCAATGCAAATTGCGTTACTCCGGAATTTTATTATTCATGGAATGGAAATCATGATGACCCGCGTTTCCAGAGAACCTATCAGTATGAAGACGGAACATGGTTCAGAAATGACGGAACCGATGTAAGTGTGCCATCAACAAGTAAAGTGGAAGGAACAGGAAAACCATGGTTTCACTTCAACAGGGGATTACAGGTTGGGCAGCAATATGGACCTAAAATTCTTGCCAATGGTAACTTCGACTTAACGGCCGATGGAAGAATTAAAGTGTATAAGCTATTCACAGAAAAAAATACAACACTTGCCGCAGATTTTACTCCGGACCTGAATTTTGATAATCCTTCAGAGGCGGTATTTACACAGGCTCAGATCAACAGAGGAGTAAGAAATTTCAAGTTTGAATTTGATCCTGGTTATGGAAACAACGGAACAAGCGGAATGGATGTTCCATTATACAGATTAGGAACCATCTATATGATGAGAGCAGAGGCCTTTTTCAGAAACGGGAACGTATCGGGAGCGCTGGCTGATGTTAATAAATTAAGAACAATAAGAACGAATGATGCTTTGAAGAATAATGCCCCGGGAGTTGCACTTACTTCTTTGGATGCTGATGCTCTTTTTAAAGAATCAGGATATGAATTGTATTGGGAAATGTACAGAAGAAAGGCAATGATCAGGTTCGGAAAATTTGATTTGCCGGGAACTGCAAAAGCAGCTACTCAGCCCTACAGAAGAATTTTCCCGATTCCTCAGGCAACCCTTGATGCTTCAAAAGATTTCGCTCAAAACCCAGGATATTAG
- a CDS encoding SusC/RagA family TonB-linked outer membrane protein, translating to MYHKINFFKFKKLIPIALIFLVAHQADAKGFTSNYPVFSQVNETISGNVTDQNGSAIEGAKVTVVETGDTVSTDSSGNFSISASIGQTLSISYDGYGEQMVNISSTSVSIKLESKKGSTSIEEVTLVGYGSQKKSDLTGAVSQLKAENFKEGMNISVDNLMQGKIAGVRIVQSSGEPGAGVNVSIRGIGSIRSGSTPLFVVDGIPLNNDPVSAQSPNVGLGNTTAKNPLNFLNTSDIESITVLKDASAAAIYGARGSNGVVLVTTKRGKKGEPMFTYDTYLGFSSVIKKLDLMTADEYRAAGIDKSYDHGGNTDWQDEIYRNAVSSNHSVSFSKATETGNYFASLSHMDQDGIVLNSSFKRTTARLNAEESFFDNKRLKVKLNLTASDIRETGIPNGGNAGSDGQLIIHALMANPTRSVYDQNGNYTNFNMNAHYNPLYLLSVYEDKTNTFRVLGNTEATLRILPGLNYKFNLGVDRSLSERNTTMFPNITDRSPKGIYSQANLDSYNILLEHYLTYDLSLNRHNFSVLGGFSYQKFKATATYLGVRNFVNQGAGISPEINPGYSGDVFIPQPGTSQENELQSYFGRVNYNFDKKYFLTASLRADGSTRFGDNNKYGYFPSVAAGWTISKENFLKDVSFINELKLRGSWGETGNQEVLNKITKASYLLSQSAGYYLYDNLNLINGVQVVRTPNPNLKWEIVAQTNIGLDFSLFRNKLYGSLEYYNKTTKNPILFIPSTPLSPTDFVWLNADGKIVNKGFEFSLGSEIIKNENFTWNLDINGATVNNVVKDLPVSGINSGEVSGPGLSGVTANIYRNGYEAGSFYMYNYLGIDANGKYIYEDLNGDGKIDPNDRKIFEGAILNFTFGINSYMKYKKFDFAFSFIGQTGGYLVNNTALDLNINNLASDRNVLKKYYDSGASFANQPQLSSLYLEKSDFIRLSNVRLGYTFDMNQLKFLKSINLYVSAQNLFTITNYSGYDPLVDTNKQVQGNQSLGIDYTTYPSAKTFILGATIKF from the coding sequence ATGTACCACAAAATTAATTTTTTTAAGTTTAAAAAGCTAATCCCGATTGCATTAATTTTTTTGGTGGCCCACCAAGCTGATGCTAAAGGATTTACTTCAAACTATCCTGTGTTTTCGCAGGTAAACGAAACCATTTCCGGAAATGTAACGGATCAGAATGGTTCTGCAATAGAAGGCGCGAAAGTGACTGTTGTAGAAACCGGAGATACTGTTTCTACCGACTCATCAGGAAACTTTTCAATTTCGGCCAGCATTGGGCAGACCTTATCCATTTCATATGACGGATATGGAGAACAGATGGTGAATATCTCCAGTACTTCAGTTTCCATAAAATTAGAATCCAAAAAGGGCTCAACCTCTATTGAAGAGGTAACTCTGGTTGGATATGGTTCTCAGAAAAAATCTGATTTAACAGGAGCTGTAAGCCAGCTGAAAGCAGAAAATTTCAAAGAAGGAATGAACATTTCCGTGGATAATCTGATGCAGGGAAAAATTGCAGGTGTCCGTATTGTTCAGTCGAGTGGTGAACCCGGAGCAGGAGTGAATGTTTCCATCAGAGGTATTGGTTCCATCCGAAGCGGAAGTACACCATTATTCGTTGTGGACGGTATTCCTTTGAATAATGATCCGGTAAGTGCACAAAGTCCGAATGTAGGACTTGGAAATACAACTGCAAAGAATCCGCTCAACTTTTTGAATACAAGTGATATCGAATCCATCACGGTTTTGAAAGATGCTTCTGCCGCTGCAATCTATGGAGCAAGAGGTTCAAACGGTGTTGTTTTGGTAACAACAAAAAGGGGAAAGAAAGGAGAACCAATGTTTACGTACGATACGTATTTAGGTTTTTCTTCAGTGATTAAGAAATTAGATCTGATGACTGCCGATGAATACAGAGCGGCAGGGATTGATAAATCGTATGATCATGGCGGAAATACAGATTGGCAGGATGAAATCTACAGAAATGCGGTCTCATCCAATCATTCCGTATCATTCTCAAAGGCTACAGAAACAGGGAATTATTTTGCATCCCTTTCTCACATGGATCAGGACGGTATAGTCCTGAACAGCAGCTTTAAAAGAACAACAGCCCGTTTGAATGCAGAAGAATCTTTCTTTGATAACAAGAGATTAAAGGTTAAACTGAATCTTACGGCCAGTGATATCAGAGAAACGGGAATTCCAAACGGTGGAAATGCAGGGTCTGATGGACAGCTCATTATTCATGCTTTAATGGCCAATCCTACGCGTTCTGTCTATGACCAAAATGGAAATTATACCAATTTCAATATGAACGCCCATTACAATCCACTTTATTTATTGAGCGTTTACGAAGATAAGACGAATACTTTCAGAGTGTTGGGGAATACAGAAGCAACGTTGAGAATTTTACCCGGATTGAATTATAAATTTAATTTAGGGGTGGACAGAAGCTTGTCAGAAAGAAACACAACAATGTTCCCGAATATTACAGACAGAAGTCCAAAAGGAATCTATTCACAGGCCAATCTGGATTCTTATAATATTCTTTTGGAGCATTATTTAACGTATGACCTTAGCTTAAACAGACATAATTTCAGCGTATTAGGAGGTTTTTCTTATCAGAAGTTTAAAGCTACTGCTACTTATCTTGGTGTAAGAAACTTTGTTAACCAGGGAGCGGGGATTTCGCCGGAAATTAATCCTGGATATTCCGGAGACGTATTTATTCCACAGCCGGGAACTTCTCAGGAAAATGAACTGCAGTCTTACTTCGGAAGAGTAAATTATAATTTTGATAAAAAATATTTCTTAACAGCTTCATTAAGAGCCGATGGTTCCACACGTTTTGGAGATAACAATAAATATGGATATTTCCCGTCAGTGGCTGCAGGCTGGACCATTTCAAAAGAAAATTTTCTGAAAGATGTTTCATTTATCAATGAGTTGAAGTTAAGAGGGAGCTGGGGAGAGACAGGAAATCAGGAAGTTCTCAATAAAATTACAAAAGCAAGTTATCTGTTATCACAAAGTGCAGGATACTATTTGTATGATAACTTAAATCTGATCAATGGAGTTCAGGTGGTAAGAACACCCAATCCCAATCTGAAATGGGAAATTGTAGCGCAAACCAATATTGGATTGGATTTCAGCTTGTTCAGAAACAAACTGTACGGTTCATTGGAATACTACAACAAAACCACCAAAAACCCGATATTATTTATTCCTTCCACTCCATTAAGCCCCACAGATTTTGTCTGGCTGAATGCCGACGGGAAAATCGTTAATAAAGGTTTTGAATTCTCTTTAGGTTCAGAAATTATTAAAAACGAAAACTTTACATGGAATCTTGATATCAATGGAGCTACTGTAAATAATGTGGTGAAAGATCTTCCGGTTTCCGGAATTAATTCCGGTGAAGTTTCCGGACCAGGGCTTTCAGGCGTTACCGCAAATATCTACAGAAACGGATATGAAGCAGGATCTTTCTATATGTACAATTATTTGGGGATTGATGCCAACGGAAAATATATCTATGAAGATCTGAACGGAGACGGAAAGATTGACCCGAATGACAGAAAGATTTTTGAAGGAGCGATTCTCAATTTTACTTTCGGGATCAATTCTTATATGAAATACAAGAAGTTTGATTTTGCATTCTCTTTCATTGGGCAAACGGGAGGGTATTTGGTGAATAATACGGCTTTGGACTTAAATATCAACAATTTAGCTTCAGACAGAAACGTGTTGAAGAAATATTATGACTCAGGAGCAAGCTTTGCCAATCAGCCGCAATTATCTTCTTTATACCTTGAAAAATCAGACTTTATTCGCTTAAGCAATGTAAGATTAGGATATACTTTTGACATGAATCAATTGAAATTTTTGAAAAGTATCAATCTGTATGTAAGTGCACAGAATCTATTTACAATTACTAATTATTCAGGATACGATCCACTTGTTGACACCAACAAGCAGGTGCAGGGAAATCAGTCTTTAGGAATTGATTATACGACCTACCCGTCTGCGAAAACTTTCATTTTGGGAGCTACTATTAAATTTTAA
- a CDS encoding phosphatidylinositol-specific phospholipase C1-like protein has protein sequence MKKAVFLGICLSSFNLYWSQSQQLDELKINEIQIIGSHNSYKKAILPEVYHYLSQKDTQNSLPKIQYEHIPIPQQLDLGLRNLEIDVYADSKGGKYAHPKILDLVKTTESFDPEGKMKKPGYKMIHITDIDFQTWYYTLEECLKDLKKWSDRHPDHDPVFITLEPKDGKANQFGTEPEHYTNQLFNDLDNELKKYLGKEKIITPDDIRGSYKTLNEAVLNKNWPKVKDAKGKFLFVLDNNGENRDLYATDHPSLKGRMIFTNSTPGTPESAVLFMNEPKKDDVIIKDLVKKGYIIRTRADADTMEARSEDYSRFEKAKESGAQIITTDYYYPSKLFKSNYKVGFDNNTYERKNPITGN, from the coding sequence ATGAAAAAGGCTGTTTTTCTTGGTATCTGTTTATCTTCATTTAACCTTTATTGGTCACAATCTCAGCAACTCGATGAGCTTAAGATCAATGAAATTCAGATAATTGGCTCTCACAATTCTTATAAAAAAGCCATTCTACCTGAAGTATACCATTATTTATCCCAAAAAGATACTCAGAACTCTTTACCGAAGATTCAATATGAACACATTCCTATTCCTCAGCAGCTGGATCTTGGGCTTAGAAATCTTGAGATTGATGTCTATGCAGACAGCAAAGGAGGAAAATATGCCCATCCGAAAATTCTGGATCTTGTAAAGACCACCGAATCTTTTGATCCGGAAGGAAAAATGAAAAAACCGGGTTACAAGATGATTCATATTACGGATATTGATTTTCAGACCTGGTATTATACGCTGGAAGAATGTCTGAAGGATTTGAAAAAATGGTCTGACAGGCATCCTGATCACGATCCGGTTTTTATCACGCTTGAACCCAAAGATGGAAAAGCAAATCAATTCGGGACAGAGCCTGAGCATTATACCAATCAGCTTTTTAATGATCTGGATAATGAACTGAAAAAGTACCTAGGAAAAGAGAAAATTATTACACCGGATGATATCAGAGGTTCTTATAAAACGCTGAACGAAGCTGTTTTAAATAAAAACTGGCCAAAAGTAAAAGATGCCAAGGGAAAGTTTCTTTTTGTCTTAGATAACAATGGAGAAAACAGGGATCTGTACGCAACGGATCATCCTTCATTGAAAGGAAGAATGATTTTCACCAACTCCACTCCCGGAACTCCAGAATCGGCTGTTCTGTTTATGAATGAACCGAAGAAGGACGATGTGATAATCAAAGATCTGGTTAAAAAAGGATATATCATCCGTACCAGAGCCGATGCGGATACGATGGAAGCACGAAGTGAGGATTATTCAAGATTTGAAAAAGCAAAGGAAAGCGGTGCACAAATTATCACTACAGATTATTATTATCCCAGCAAATTATTCAAATCCAACTATAAGGTGGGTTTTGACAACAATACCTATGAAAGAAAAAATCCTATAACGGGAAATTAA